In one window of Maribacter sp. BPC-D8 DNA:
- a CDS encoding YybH family protein — translation MNTIKNNLRKLLAIITIMLIAISCGTKITKNTKNVGKQAHNIEAGQVINYAPATTPKEVAKNLETYLNTKDIKGVLSLYNEESVFVNQPEGIPLIGLDAIRNGFQSVLDMGGQSDIQVRNVIQSGNLALLIVDWVTTGIDAKGKAFEFKATATDVVQQNEAGHWLYKIDNAFGVAHADSPIDQKSLAKKVQNIDIAAKLELYMNTKNMNGILSLYNEESVFVNKPEGEPKAGLESIREGFQGYLNLGGQSDIKVRNLIQSGNVALVIVDWTFKGTDSEGNAFKFGATATDVLKRNEAGIWQYRIDNAFGVKRAN, via the coding sequence ATGAATACAATAAAAAACAATTTAAGAAAACTACTCGCTATAATAACAATTATGTTAATCGCTATTAGTTGTGGCACAAAAATTACTAAAAACACAAAAAATGTTGGTAAGCAAGCTCATAATATAGAGGCCGGACAAGTAATTAACTACGCCCCTGCTACAACTCCAAAAGAGGTTGCTAAAAACCTTGAAACGTATTTAAACACTAAAGATATAAAAGGTGTACTCTCTTTATATAACGAAGAGTCCGTTTTTGTGAATCAACCTGAAGGTATACCTCTAATTGGTCTTGATGCTATTCGCAATGGTTTTCAAAGTGTCTTAGATATGGGCGGACAGAGCGATATTCAAGTGCGTAATGTGATACAAAGCGGTAATCTAGCATTATTAATAGTTGATTGGGTTACTACAGGAATTGATGCTAAGGGTAAGGCGTTTGAGTTTAAAGCAACAGCAACAGATGTTGTACAACAAAACGAAGCTGGGCACTGGCTTTATAAAATTGATAATGCATTTGGTGTTGCTCATGCAGATAGCCCAATAGATCAAAAGAGTCTAGCTAAGAAAGTACAAAACATAGACATTGCAGCAAAACTTGAATTATATATGAATACCAAGAATATGAATGGCATTCTATCACTCTATAATGAGGAGTCTGTTTTCGTAAATAAACCTGAAGGTGAACCAAAGGCGGGTCTTGAATCTATTCGTGAAGGTTTTCAGGGGTACCTTAATTTGGGGGGGCAGAGCGACATTAAAGTTCGTAATCTGATACAAAGCGGAAACGTTGCGCTAGTGATTGTTGATTGGACATTTAAAGGAACCGATTCAGAGGGTAATGCATTTAAATTCGGGGCAACAGCAACCGATGTATTAAAACGAAACGAAGCTGGCATCTGGCAGTATAGAATTGATAATGCTTTTGGTGTTAAACGTGCAAACTAA
- a CDS encoding cold-shock protein: MSTGTVKFFNDAKGFGFITEEGSNEEHFVHISGLVDEIREGDEVEFELSQGKKGLNAVNVKVID, encoded by the coding sequence ATGAGTACAGGAACAGTAAAATTCTTCAACGATGCTAAAGGCTTCGGATTTATTACAGAAGAAGGTTCAAACGAAGAGCATTTTGTTCACATTTCAGGATTAGTTGATGAGATTCGCGAAGGCGATGAAGTTGAATTCGAACTAAGCCAAGGAAAAAAAGGATTAAACGCAGTTAACGTAAAAGTTATAGATTAA
- a CDS encoding FKBP-type peptidyl-prolyl cis-trans isomerase, with the protein MKYFAILLLVTTMISCGSSDDNGPTPLEPIDYTDINEKEINVYLSANDLVSETTASGLHYIIENPGDGAKPSASSNVTVAYKGYFLDGEVFDQNNSGFTTGLDKVIAGWTEGIQLFNEGGNGMLLVPAHLGYGSFDFRSIPGGSVLIFDIELVSVN; encoded by the coding sequence ATGAAATACTTTGCTATACTTCTACTCGTAACTACTATGATTTCTTGTGGATCTTCTGATGATAATGGTCCAACTCCGCTTGAACCTATTGATTATACAGATATCAATGAGAAGGAAATAAACGTGTATTTAAGCGCTAATGATTTAGTATCGGAAACTACCGCTTCTGGTTTACACTATATTATAGAAAACCCTGGTGATGGCGCAAAACCATCTGCGTCTTCTAATGTAACCGTTGCTTATAAAGGATATTTTCTTGATGGTGAAGTTTTTGACCAAAATAATTCGGGCTTTACTACAGGACTTGACAAAGTAATCGCTGGTTGGACAGAAGGTATTCAGTTATTTAATGAAGGTGGCAACGGCATGCTATTAGTACCTGCGCATTTAGGTTATGGTAGTTTTGACTTTCGCTCTATACCTGGTGGTTCTGTTTTAATTTTTGATATTGAATTGGTTTCGGTTAATTAA
- a CDS encoding TetR/AcrR family transcriptional regulator has protein sequence MPKEKTYDKAQVVDTVINLFQKKGYNGTSMQDIVETTKLGRSSIYNSFDSKQGLFEEVLKSYGARYNKLITKAIDCSSNAFEAIHNIFGVHINVIVNDKTHSGCLWVNTKAELWNTDKYMTEVLKKSQKDFLNLFVNLVELGQKEKTINSNSNAESYALYLITAIHGLRLTGKSHQNRKELEELTSLSLKCLE, from the coding sequence ATGCCTAAAGAAAAAACATACGATAAAGCTCAAGTGGTAGATACTGTTATTAATCTATTTCAAAAGAAAGGATATAATGGTACTTCTATGCAAGATATTGTAGAAACCACTAAACTAGGTAGATCAAGTATTTACAATTCTTTTGACTCTAAACAAGGTTTATTTGAAGAAGTTCTTAAATCTTATGGTGCCAGATATAATAAATTGATAACAAAAGCAATTGACTGTTCATCAAACGCTTTTGAAGCTATCCATAATATTTTTGGTGTTCATATTAATGTTATTGTAAACGATAAAACACATAGCGGATGTTTGTGGGTTAACACCAAAGCAGAATTATGGAATACAGATAAATATATGACAGAAGTATTAAAAAAAAGTCAAAAAGATTTTCTTAATCTCTTTGTTAACCTTGTCGAATTAGGACAAAAAGAGAAAACTATTAACTCAAATAGTAACGCAGAAAGCTATGCCTTATATTTAATAACTGCTATTCATGGTTTGAGATTAACTGGGAAGTCTCATCAAAACAGAAAAGAATTAGAAGAATTAACTAGTCTCTCATTAAAATGTTTGGAATAA
- a CDS encoding TerC family protein, protein MIVWIIFIAFVLIFLALDLGVFHKDEHVIKSKEAGIWTAIFVTVAFAFSGVIYWLFSAEIIANPTGLTPNDAVLKYITGYLIELSLSVDNVFVIAVIFSSFKIPPLYQHRVLFWGILGAIVFRALMIFFGVALITKFEWIIYVFGVFLLYTAFNMLKGDDDDFDPKNSFVFKQIKKIYPVTSTMHGHDFFVKRMGLNAATPLFVALIVIELTDILFALDSIPAILAITADPFIVFTSNILAILGLRSMYFLISRMLEKFKYINYSLVVILAFVGLKMLFSHYIHLPEWVSLTVISVALVSGILASMLIKDKE, encoded by the coding sequence ATGATAGTCTGGATTATTTTTATTGCCTTCGTACTTATATTTCTTGCATTAGATTTAGGTGTTTTTCATAAAGATGAACATGTAATCAAATCTAAAGAAGCAGGAATCTGGACGGCTATCTTTGTAACCGTTGCATTTGCCTTTAGCGGCGTTATCTATTGGTTATTCAGTGCAGAAATAATTGCCAACCCAACTGGTCTAACACCCAATGATGCCGTATTAAAATATATTACCGGCTATCTTATTGAACTTTCATTAAGTGTAGACAACGTTTTTGTAATTGCCGTTATATTCTCATCATTTAAGATTCCGCCTTTATATCAACATCGTGTATTGTTTTGGGGTATTCTTGGTGCAATTGTATTTAGAGCATTGATGATATTTTTCGGAGTTGCCCTAATCACCAAATTTGAATGGATCATTTATGTGTTTGGCGTATTCTTACTATACACTGCATTTAACATGTTAAAAGGTGATGACGATGACTTTGATCCTAAGAACTCTTTCGTATTTAAACAAATCAAAAAAATATACCCGGTAACTTCTACCATGCACGGTCATGATTTTTTTGTAAAGAGAATGGGTCTCAATGCTGCTACTCCCCTATTTGTAGCACTTATTGTTATCGAACTTACCGATATTCTTTTCGCTTTAGATAGTATACCAGCAATCCTGGCAATTACAGCTGATCCGTTTATTGTCTTTACTTCGAATATCTTGGCTATTTTAGGTTTGCGTTCTATGTACTTTTTAATCTCTAGAATGCTAGAGAAATTTAAGTACATCAATTACAGCTTGGTCGTTATTCTTGCTTTTGTAGGACTAAAGATGTTATTCTCCCATTACATACATTTACCTGAATGGGTATCGCTGACTGTTATTTCAGTGGCATTGGTATCGGGAATTTTAGCGTCAATGCTAATTAAGGATAAAGAATAG
- a CDS encoding FabA/FabZ family ACP-dehydratase yields MMKESYNWILNQLPYSEPFLFVEEILNINDKGAEGNYTFSSDADFYKGHFKNNPVTPGVILTECCAQIGLVCLGIYLLGQNSGLENVGIGMSSSQMEFLQPVFPGERVKVVSELVYFRFQKLKCEVKMYNENDKLVCKGVLAGMIGVANE; encoded by the coding sequence ATGATGAAGGAATCTTATAATTGGATATTGAACCAACTACCGTATTCAGAGCCTTTTCTATTTGTGGAAGAGATATTGAATATTAATGATAAAGGCGCTGAGGGGAATTATACGTTTTCATCAGATGCGGATTTTTATAAAGGACACTTCAAGAATAATCCCGTAACACCGGGAGTAATTTTAACAGAATGTTGCGCACAAATTGGCTTGGTCTGTTTGGGTATTTATTTATTAGGTCAAAACTCCGGACTAGAAAATGTAGGTATCGGTATGAGTAGCTCTCAAATGGAGTTTCTGCAACCCGTATTTCCTGGAGAACGGGTCAAGGTAGTTTCTGAATTGGTATATTTTCGATTTCAGAAGCTAAAATGTGAGGTAAAAATGTATAACGAAAATGATAAACTGGTCTGTAAGGGAGTTTTGGCAGGCATGATAGGTGTAGCAAATGAATAG
- the hpf gene encoding ribosome hibernation-promoting factor, HPF/YfiA family — protein sequence MNINFEYDDVKASNRLEIMAAEKLEKLLDKFDFIVRSDVFFKKENTSSPDSGMVCNIRLSAPGPRLFAQSSSASFEAAIASSIEDLQRQLEKRKAKMQSH from the coding sequence ATGAATATCAATTTTGAATACGACGATGTAAAAGCAAGCAACCGATTAGAGATAATGGCTGCTGAGAAATTAGAGAAATTATTGGATAAATTCGATTTTATTGTAAGATCCGATGTTTTCTTTAAAAAGGAGAATACCTCTTCCCCCGATTCAGGTATGGTATGTAATATACGCTTGAGTGCACCAGGTCCTCGCCTGTTCGCACAGTCGTCTTCTGCTAGTTTTGAAGCAGCAATTGCTTCATCTATAGAAGATTTACAACGACAATTGGAAAAAAGAAAAGCAAAAATGCAGTCTCATTAG
- a CDS encoding 2Fe-2S iron-sulfur cluster-binding protein, with amino-acid sequence MMFQTFYIYKIITESCTIKSFYLKPKDEQKLEDEQKLEAYFPGQFISLKLELDNNETITRNYTVSNSPNPEYYRLTIKREDLGKSSRHLHDTLKEGSEIELSEPMGDFHLDVNSNKPVVLLSGGVGITPMMSILEYINKNQPDRKANFIHSSLNKNVQPFLNQLKEIEVSNANLTLNIFHSHPVENEAIGKDCDYTGFVTKNKLAETLTDKPTYFLCGPVPFMEAMYNYLEDLGVAPEDIKYEFFGEGTTLGSKPVFTDSSSDAFEIKFTNSDKTANWKADTLSLLDLAEANGLIPPNSCRMGTCSTCETALLSGTIEYDPEPFMEASEGKIFICCAKPTSNVSLEI; translated from the coding sequence ATGATGTTTCAAACATTTTACATATATAAAATAATTACGGAAAGTTGTACCATTAAATCGTTTTATCTAAAACCGAAAGACGAACAAAAACTGGAAGACGAACAAAAACTGGAAGCATATTTTCCAGGGCAGTTTATAAGCTTAAAATTAGAATTAGATAATAACGAAACCATAACACGTAATTACACGGTTTCTAATAGTCCAAATCCAGAATATTATAGACTTACCATAAAACGAGAAGATTTAGGAAAATCATCACGCCACTTACATGATACTCTTAAAGAAGGTAGCGAAATTGAACTGAGCGAACCAATGGGCGATTTTCATTTAGATGTAAACTCTAATAAACCCGTAGTGCTTTTATCTGGTGGTGTAGGCATTACACCCATGATGAGTATTTTAGAATATATTAATAAAAATCAACCAGACCGAAAGGCGAATTTTATTCATTCTAGTTTAAATAAAAATGTACAACCTTTTTTAAATCAACTTAAAGAAATTGAAGTTTCTAATGCGAATTTGACTTTAAATATATTTCATTCGCATCCTGTTGAAAATGAAGCCATAGGAAAAGATTGTGATTATACAGGTTTTGTAACTAAAAATAAACTGGCAGAAACATTAACAGATAAACCAACTTATTTTTTATGTGGTCCTGTTCCTTTTATGGAAGCCATGTATAATTATTTAGAAGATTTAGGAGTTGCTCCAGAAGACATTAAATATGAATTCTTTGGCGAAGGAACAACTCTTGGAAGTAAACCCGTATTTACTGATTCTTCTAGTGATGCGTTTGAAATAAAATTCACAAATTCTGATAAAACTGCAAATTGGAAAGCAGACACTTTAAGTCTTTTAGATTTGGCTGAAGCTAATGGTTTAATACCCCCAAACAGTTGTAGAATGGGAACCTGTTCTACTTGCGAAACTGCGTTATTAAGCGGTACAATTGAATACGACCCAGAACCATTTATGGAAGCATCAGAAGGTAAAATATTTATCTGTTGTGCAAAACCTACATCTAATGTTTCATTAGAGATTTAA
- a CDS encoding acyl carrier protein, with amino-acid sequence MLKEEKYEKLKDIIKIYLPEDVAVTDIKQDSHFMNNLNINSANLVDIVLDVEDAFDIRLENDDMDQMQTVNDAMAIIDAKLAEK; translated from the coding sequence ATGCTTAAAGAAGAAAAATACGAAAAATTAAAAGATATCATTAAAATCTATCTTCCCGAAGACGTAGCGGTTACTGATATTAAGCAAGATAGTCACTTCATGAATAATCTAAATATAAATTCTGCAAATCTTGTAGATATTGTATTAGACGTAGAAGACGCTTTCGACATTCGCTTAGAAAATGATGATATGGATCAGATGCAAACAGTCAATGATGCCATGGCGATTATCGACGCCAAGCTAGCAGAAAAGTAA
- a CDS encoding IS3 family transposase (programmed frameshift), with translation MVKKYDNEFKVMIVELLNSGIKTKQVSEDYDLSLSMVGRWKREYKLKSGDFSKKKELSIEAQELKALKKELRNVTMERDNLKKGGEHLFQERLIRYQFILENVDMYPVEKMCKSLKVSKNAYYHWFKTKGVLFLKTPRMHLKERIKVIFEQSREIYGSYRIQKKLEREGLIYARSYIGLLMKELGLRSVLKRKFVVTTDSNHPYLIAENKLNRDFHSIKLGEKWVSDITYIRVNEDWNYLTTIIDLADRKVVGWSLSEDMTTQNTVMKAWTNAKKTRNISNEFIFHSDRGVQYASNKITNICNFNLKINQSMSRKGNCWDNAVAESFFKTIKYEWLYRFRFTSYNQLNASIQDYIHWYNTERLHPSLGYLSPIEMEIKLRGIIKIVA, from the exons ATGGTAAAAAAGTATGACAATGAATTTAAAGTTATGATAGTAGAACTATTAAATTCAGGTATTAAGACAAAACAAGTTAGTGAAGACTATGACTTAAGCCTTAGTATGGTTGGCCGCTGGAAACGGGAATACAAGTTGAAATCTGGGGATTTCTCAAAAAAGAAGGAACTATCTATTGAAGCTCAAGAACTCAAAGCATTAAAAAAGGAATTAAGAAATGTAACGATGGAACGTGACA ATCTTAAAAAAGGCGGTGAGCATCTTTTCCAAGAGCGACTTATAAGATATCAATTCATTTTAGAAAATGTTGATATGTATCCAGTTGAAAAGATGTGTAAATCTTTGAAAGTTAGTAAAAATGCCTATTATCATTGGTTTAAAACCAAAGGCGTGCTGTTTCTTAAAACGCCAAGAATGCATCTTAAAGAAAGGATTAAAGTTATTTTTGAGCAAAGTAGAGAGATTTATGGTAGCTATAGAATCCAAAAAAAACTGGAAAGAGAAGGTTTGATTTACGCACGTTCTTATATCGGATTACTGATGAAAGAGCTAGGACTGAGAAGTGTATTAAAAAGAAAATTTGTGGTTACAACAGACTCAAATCATCCATATTTAATTGCTGAGAATAAATTAAATAGAGATTTCCATAGTATTAAATTAGGAGAGAAATGGGTATCTGATATCACTTATATTCGTGTTAATGAGGATTGGAACTATTTAACAACAATTATAGATCTTGCTGACAGAAAGGTTGTTGGCTGGTCTTTAAGTGAAGATATGACAACACAAAATACAGTAATGAAAGCTTGGACTAACGCTAAAAAAACAAGAAATATTAGCAATGAGTTTATTTTTCACTCAGATAGAGGTGTACAGTATGCATCAAACAAAATAACAAACATCTGTAATTTTAACCTCAAAATAAATCAAAGTATGAGTAGGAAGGGCAACTGTTGGGATAATGCTGTAGCTGAAAGTTTTTTTAAAACAATCAAATACGAATGGCTATACCGATTTAGGTTTACATCATATAATCAATTAAACGCGTCTATTCAAGACTATATTCATTGGTATAATACGGAAAGATTACATCCTAGCTTAGGATATCTCTCACCTATAGAAATGGAAATAAAATTGAGAGGAATTATTAAAATAGTCGCTTAA
- a CDS encoding FKBP-type peptidyl-prolyl cis-trans isomerase: MSKVKADSQVKVHYTGKLSNGQIFDSSVDREPLEVKLGQGSLIPGFEKGLLDMVANDKKTIVIAKEDAYGEKQKELFQTVPKSELPQEMEPKVDMALMATNADGSERQLRVAEVNENDIVVDANHPLAGEDLTFELELVEVK; the protein is encoded by the coding sequence ATGAGTAAAGTAAAAGCAGATAGTCAGGTAAAAGTACATTACACAGGTAAACTAAGTAATGGTCAAATATTTGATAGTTCAGTAGATAGAGAGCCTTTAGAAGTAAAATTAGGACAAGGTAGTTTAATACCTGGTTTCGAAAAAGGTTTATTGGATATGGTGGCAAATGATAAAAAGACTATCGTTATCGCCAAAGAAGATGCATACGGTGAAAAGCAAAAAGAGCTTTTTCAAACTGTACCAAAATCAGAATTGCCACAAGAAATGGAGCCAAAAGTAGATATGGCACTTATGGCAACCAATGCAGATGGTAGTGAAAGACAATTACGTGTTGCAGAAGTAAACGAAAATGATATCGTTGTAGATGCAAACCATCCTTTAGCTGGTGAAGATTTAACCTTCGAATTAGAATTGGTTGAAGTTAAATAA
- a CDS encoding pyridoxamine 5'-phosphate oxidase family protein produces MVANLLVTPGSQGNDGKLDASHRGGNPGFVEILEDNTLRIPDYVGNSLYNTLGNFIQNSNAGLLFVDFENKKTLQLTGEVTIIHDQNSTEDLKKTTDTGRFWTFKIKEWVLTENQHNVDWEFTGSSPFNP; encoded by the coding sequence ATAGTCGCAAATTTACTAGTTACTCCAGGTAGTCAAGGTAATGACGGCAAACTTGACGCATCACACAGAGGTGGTAATCCTGGATTTGTTGAAATTTTAGAGGATAACACCCTAAGAATTCCTGATTATGTTGGTAATAGTTTGTATAATACGTTAGGTAATTTTATTCAAAATTCGAATGCAGGATTATTATTTGTTGATTTTGAAAATAAGAAGACACTTCAACTTACAGGAGAAGTTACAATTATTCATGACCAAAACTCAACAGAAGATTTAAAGAAAACGACAGATACCGGACGTTTCTGGACGTTTAAAATTAAAGAATGGGTTTTAACAGAAAATCAACATAATGTAGATTGGGAATTCACAGGCTCTTCACCATTTAATCCATAG
- a CDS encoding TlpA family protein disulfide reductase: MHLRIVCFLILGVVLVSCKEEKTKTVEPEVIEAVVEKVATSTYEDLEGNPIELSDYKGERVLLNYWATWCRPCIEEMPDMEKAQTILEKENYVFLFASDQSVDKINKFKEVRGFQLDFIKFNGVYAEENISALPATFIYNEEGEQVLRFDGGLKWDSPEIIEKLRAVK, from the coding sequence ATGCATTTAAGAATAGTATGTTTTTTGATTTTAGGGGTTGTATTGGTTAGCTGTAAAGAAGAAAAAACCAAGACCGTTGAACCCGAAGTAATAGAGGCTGTAGTCGAAAAGGTCGCTACTTCAACCTATGAAGATTTAGAAGGTAACCCTATAGAATTAAGCGATTACAAGGGTGAACGTGTGTTATTAAACTATTGGGCAACCTGGTGCAGACCTTGTATCGAAGAAATGCCAGATATGGAGAAAGCACAGACGATTCTAGAAAAAGAAAATTATGTGTTTCTATTTGCATCTGATCAGTCTGTAGATAAGATAAATAAGTTTAAAGAAGTACGCGGATTTCAATTAGATTTTATAAAATTCAACGGAGTCTATGCAGAAGAAAATATAAGTGCATTGCCCGCAACTTTCATTTATAATGAAGAAGGGGAGCAGGTATTGCGTTTTGATGGCGGATTGAAGTGGGATAGCCCTGAAATAATCGAAAAACTTAGAGCAGTAAAGTAA
- a CDS encoding beta-ketoacyl-[acyl-carrier-protein] synthase family protein: MNRRVVITGLGVCAPNGVGFTDFTNALLEGKSGIRHQPNLEKLGFGCQVAGEPLVKDNLIDNYFTPLERRGLNATGIVYGVIAGIDAWKDAGLEENMTDEPSWDRGIIFGTGILGVDKFREAIHLIDEGNVRRLGSTSVIQTMASGISAYLGGLLGCGNQVTTNSAACTTGTEGILMAYDRISQGKAEIMLTGSCSDSGPYVWGGFDAMRILPRGYNDNPTKASRPMSATAAGFIPGSGAGALVLESLESAQKRGAHIYAEVLGGEINSGGQLGEGSMTAPNSIAVQRCIRNAVTNAGIEASDIDVINGHLTATTKDGLEIENWSKALGRGHDDFPYINSFKGSVGHCLAAAGSIESVATVLQFKEQVVFKNVNCDDIHPEISKLISDTCIPRETKNHAPKVIAKASFGFGDVNACVIFKAFSKE, from the coding sequence ATGAATAGACGCGTAGTTATTACAGGCTTAGGAGTATGTGCACCAAATGGTGTAGGTTTCACCGATTTTACAAATGCGTTGTTAGAGGGTAAAAGCGGAATTCGGCATCAACCAAATCTAGAGAAGCTAGGTTTTGGATGTCAGGTTGCTGGTGAGCCGTTGGTGAAAGACAATCTCATAGATAATTATTTTACTCCATTAGAACGTAGAGGATTAAATGCTACAGGAATTGTATATGGAGTAATTGCAGGAATAGATGCTTGGAAAGATGCCGGACTAGAAGAAAACATGACCGATGAACCTAGTTGGGATCGCGGAATCATTTTTGGTACCGGAATTTTAGGAGTCGATAAGTTTAGGGAAGCTATTCATTTAATAGATGAAGGAAATGTACGTAGACTTGGTAGTACTTCAGTTATTCAGACTATGGCAAGCGGCATAAGTGCCTATTTAGGCGGATTATTAGGTTGCGGAAATCAAGTAACTACAAACTCTGCAGCATGTACAACAGGTACAGAAGGTATACTAATGGCGTATGATCGTATTAGTCAAGGTAAGGCAGAAATCATGTTGACCGGTAGTTGTAGTGATAGTGGTCCGTATGTATGGGGTGGCTTTGATGCTATGCGTATTTTACCAAGAGGCTATAATGACAATCCGACGAAAGCAAGTAGACCCATGAGTGCCACTGCAGCAGGATTCATTCCTGGTAGTGGAGCAGGAGCATTGGTATTGGAGTCTTTAGAAAGTGCTCAAAAACGAGGTGCCCATATTTATGCAGAAGTATTGGGAGGTGAAATTAATAGCGGCGGACAATTAGGAGAAGGATCCATGACTGCACCAAATAGTATTGCGGTACAACGTTGCATACGAAATGCAGTGACTAATGCAGGTATTGAAGCTTCGGATATTGATGTCATTAACGGACATTTGACTGCAACTACTAAAGACGGACTAGAAATAGAAAATTGGAGTAAAGCGCTGGGGAGAGGACATGACGATTTTCCGTATATCAATTCCTTTAAAGGTTCGGTAGGTCATTGCTTGGCAGCGGCAGGTAGTATTGAAAGTGTCGCCACGGTATTACAGTTTAAAGAGCAGGTAGTTTTTAAGAATGTTAACTGTGACGATATACATCCTGAGATCTCAAAGCTGATATCTGACACCTGTATTCCGAGAGAAACAAAAAATCATGCTCCGAAAGTAATCGCAAAAGCAAGTTTCGGATTCGGAGATGTAAATGCTTGTGTTATATTTAAAGCGTTTTCAAAAGAATAA
- a CDS encoding DUF4251 domain-containing protein, with translation MRNSFIFLFTLSILFGCSSSKTAISDTHAIHGLVVSKQIEFTATSANPTVTQSLNAVANSGLIPPGSTVSRIDLMGNGNYLKIFGDSVSANLPYYGERQFGGGYGSTTGVEFNGLPENYTQEFNSDKQKYTISFQVTDTSDRYTIYIDIYPSKSSVVSVNMANRNAIQYNGNVNAIKEDE, from the coding sequence ATGAGAAACTCATTTATATTTCTATTCACTTTAAGTATACTATTTGGCTGTTCCTCTTCAAAAACTGCAATTAGCGATACACATGCTATACATGGTTTGGTAGTGTCAAAGCAAATAGAATTTACGGCAACATCTGCTAACCCAACAGTCACGCAAAGTTTAAATGCCGTTGCAAATAGCGGACTCATTCCGCCCGGTAGTACCGTTTCACGTATCGATTTAATGGGTAATGGTAATTACCTAAAGATTTTTGGCGATAGTGTATCGGCAAACTTACCTTATTATGGAGAGCGTCAATTTGGTGGTGGTTATGGTTCTACTACAGGGGTTGAATTTAACGGGCTACCAGAGAATTATACCCAAGAGTTTAATAGCGATAAGCAAAAGTACACTATAAGCTTTCAAGTAACCGACACATCTGATCGGTATACTATTTACATTGATATCTATCCGAGCAAGTCAAGTGTTGTTTCTGTAAACATGGCAAATAGAAATGCTATTCAATATAATGGGAACGTAAATGCTATCAAAGAAGATGAATAA